Sequence from the Ziziphus jujuba cultivar Dongzao chromosome 9, ASM3175591v1 genome:
agaattttttttatatcaatccTTAATATTAGGAGATTTATTAATTGGTAATCTTAGACTATGTCTGGGATTGATTTGGAACTCTAAAACTGATTATCAAATAATCTAAAATTAGTTTAAGTATtgggtaaaatttaaaaattttgattttacaaaaattatgagaaacagtaaaatactaatttttcagattttaatgTTAACTTCCCTAATTGtctataattaaaatatcaattttaattcttattaaaaagttaatatcaGTTTTATTATAGATCTATTGGCATTTTATTAAACAACATTATAAATCTTCTGTTTTGCTGGTGCACGGAttcatgttaaaaaataattttccatttttcctatTGTTATTGGCTATTGACGGATATCAAGCAATAtgtatgaataattttttttatttttatatatttatttttcatttgttatagttgtgatgaaaaacaaaaaaaactatgttaatatttaataaatgtaataataatacaaaaaaaaatgataataactaatatactttttaatcattatatactgtaacaataattaaacaatattatttaccaaacattcaaatattgatttttaattttataacaattatgAAGTAATAATTTACCAAATGCTTAGTTGATTTTTGGTATAGCTAATTATTCCTGTAACACAACTATAGTTGATTTTTTTAGAAACTACAATAATACCATGCTAATACTTAATAATGTTAGTAATTATATCATTGACACTCAAAGCATTTTTTCGTGCAAAAAAGCAAGAGTATCGATCAACGAATTTTACGAAGGTGCGGGACTTTTCAAGGAGTTTGACAAAAGCTTTCAACAAAGAAATATAAGACAAAAATTAATTGACATTATTGATATTCCTttagtttaaaataaatgtaaaatagggattttttcctctttctggttaaatgcatattttcattaatatatatgatgctacgtaaattataaattaaaattaattggataGAAATAACTATTacttaattttaagaaaactaaaaactaaaaaggaaaattagccaaaaaaaatctataaaactcAACTAATAGTTTGactttattattttagatacatataaaaattatcacgttaataaatatgtgtataaaattttttgaaattaagatTGTAGTTAGCTATAATGTTAAACTAAACTAAAGTATAGCAAGTGAAATTAAATTAAGGTAAAATGATAATCGTGTAAGATATggaaatatagatattttgtttaatcatttataataatttttcctatAATATTTCAAACACATGACCTCATAAATTTGAGTAtaagaaatatattaattaaacctACCTCGTTTGACATGGAAAAATATACTTTAGTTATATTTCAATAGCTTAGCAGAAGGCATGTGAAccattatgtttatttttatttttttgatcattACAATGAATTTCTAATCTAAATGAGTGAAGATGTGTCTCAAACTTATAACTTTATAGGTATACATGTGAATGAAAATGTCAACTTAATCAATCTCATTTGATATGTAGATTATTAAATTGAAGAAATCAAAAAGCTacattcaagaaaaaaaaaatgaaaaaaataattaattaaagaggAGAACAGGTTCGATTTAAGGATGGCTCATGGAATAATTTGGATATTGCCATTAAACTACATCTTTTAAATtagtaaagaaaattaaaaaataaaataaaattgagggGCTCCTAGCCACATAATGGATCCatcattccacatatatatatatatatatataattttactataatgaTCTTGCATAAGAATACATAATGAATCCAtcattgcatatatatacataaacaatTTTACTATAGTAACCTTGCATATCAATGTTAATGTGTGTGCCaataattatgatattttattctataGGATGAATCTACTATATCAACTTTAAACCTGTCCAGTAATAATATgtcatttttttaacatatatacatatatataatgttatttttaagattcaatataattaaaatctaaattaatgaGTTACTTTGTTTATATATCAATCCCCttaagtttattaaaaaaaaaaaaagaaaatcccgACAagcttattaatatatttactttCTTTCTAGGAAATAATTAagtcattcatttattttttaaacaaatttttttgtcaaaagagacattatttttattattttttctttaaaattttcatattttattttttactcttaTCATTTTTTAGTTGTTTGGATATATCAgtgtagatatatatttatatactaatattttttctcactcgttttttatatataaaaaagtagcATACCACCATTAAAAGAAGCCCAAAAAAGTTCCTATATACTCGATATGTTAAGCTCAAAACAATGTATAATGCCCTTTTTtagcttttgtttttcaatgagttttttttttttttaatgtatatatgtttgtttttaagtttactaatcttttaaaaatgcttaaataaaattaatagaataattattcattaaacgaaaattaaatatgttaatAAGCTTGTATTAAGAAAATTGATATGCTAATAACTGAATTGCTCATTTGGATTccaattatattgaattttaaaaatgatatacatatatatatatatatatatatattttctttggaAAAATGATAGATATATATAGTGTATTGGCAATATTAGAAAAACAATAGAGATGGACTATGCTagtttataacaaaattatatatataagaatgcttattttatatatatatatatatatatattaatatcatttgTATTATTATGGTAGGAAATTCGGAATTGGATTCTTATCCTTCTATAGGGACGAAAAGGTCACCCTCACGCTGAGATAGACAGCCATCTAGGGAGCCAGTAATCTATGCAACGTGAAACACGAACATTGTTGgaatttgatattggccactcaatatttttttatatatgtaagaCTAAAATCTGAGTCACCGTGTGTTACTCTAACCGAATCTTTATTGGCCCTCCCATTGCACCCCAGGACACGCTTAACAAAGACTTTCATCGAAAAAAGACACGCATAAGAAAGACATGGTTTTAATTGCGCAAAATGAGTTTCGCTTTGATCGTACGTTTATATAATTAAGTTTGCATCACAAATTCCAGAAACGTACGcctcgttttttatttttcgctTATTAGAATTTGAAGAACCAGTCAACACAAACAACGTGTCAAAGAGTATAGGACACAGGGCCACGTGCcccctcaaattttttttttttgttttttcctgaaaaattttaatatcttttgtttcgatatattattttatccttttaaaataaagttataCTAACTGTGACCCATTCATTTTCTCTCTAAAATACCTGTGGAtgagttttaaatttttctttttctagtttTAAGCTACTTTACActtatttttgtgtatttttggtttatctcttagtatgaataatttaatataattgttataCTTATCTAAAATTCCatagtaatataataattattcaatGTATACttactaataattataattagttaATAGTAAAAgaaacatttaatttaaaaaaaatatatatttattcatagtataatattacttttactatttcttttgttctaattataaataaattgactAGTTAGTTCTTtggtttcaatttcaaaattatttatttatttattattttgttgattaattcctaataaaaccaaaacatttttattttcttctaccTGGAggagttttaaataatttgcaaTGAATTTGTTGTGattgaaatcattattttctccattttttcataaaataaagaaaattttacccTGCTTTATTACTATCATTATTAACTAGACAGTAGattaaaatataaccaaaaaaaaaaattgtatttttatacatGTTTAAGCCTCTTCAAACTATAAATTAGCTAGAAAATATTATGTAATGGTGCTCCTCCAATCAGCAATGAAATACACGTGCGTCCGGACATGAAGCAATACAAACCAATTTTCAGGCCCCCCCACACACACATATTGTGAACAGTATTTAATAGCCACCTGGTGAATGTTATggccaaaaatcaaaatcaaatcgATGCTTACTACTCTATCATTGACTTGCTCGGCTATTTAGACCACAAGATGCTAATTggtatttcacccaaaaaaaaaaaaaaaaaaaagatgctaattggtaaattaaaaaaaaagaaaaaaaatcctagTTGATCCAATggacaaaaattataaacaatataATGAAATTGACAGATATAACTTAATCCAATTTCTTAAATCAATCAAATTgaattagattttaaattttaaaatttaatcagattaaattaattatcgattttgatattttaaaataatcaatctaaaccaattttatctaaaaatatataatatgttaaaagttttttaagtCTTTGAATTACTTTTTTGGAACTTGAATTATTGTCATATGAAAGTTTGGATATGTTTGCTGGTTGTTTATAATTTAGCCTATTTGGacctttttcatattattagtTTATGTTCTATGAAACAAAGTACTTTAATTTTGATGTTATAGTATATCTTTATTATTGATACATTGACCCAAAAGTTatgtaatcttttttatttatattgttgttGAGATGCATATTGTTATTGATATGCTATGTacttaatagtttttttttaatgatttattcATATTAGAATGGATAATTATAGTTAATATTCTTTATTTGAACaagatttatcaaaattttgacattGAAAATCCCATTAAATTGAGTAAAAATTggatccaatccaaaccgataTAAATAACCAATCAAAACTTATTAAAGTTGGATTAGAttggatttaatttttcttgCACAATGAATTGGATTCGACAATCCAAAAAACAACCTATATTATACCGTTTTGAATATTACCTTAATCTATTGAATGATGAAATAAAATTGGTTTTCAAATTGGCTAAATTGATTCATTAATGAAATAAGATTAATGTTACTCTAATAAATTAGAGTAAGTAGTGGAGAATGTTAAACTCATTATAATTAAAGGaggattttatttaataaatataataaagatctcagtttattaatataatttttaatataatctaatttttaaatttcaatatttttaatatgatccaattccaattttataatataattttaaattttaatttttgatatgataaaaaaaaatctcatattatattttatattaaaaaatttatttaaatttgactatATATTTTGAGTATGcaatatttcaaattaaaaatattaaattttctataaaactAAAAGACCCAAATGTGTATCACGATGGATGCTAAGATTCATTTGAAATCCACCTGGTCTAAAACAATTTAACTGCTTGTCAGAACAAAAATTTCTGCCGTATTAATCACACTTAATCACACAAATTaatcaaccaaacaaataaaaaaaaaggtctaaatttagaaaattgtttgtgttggaaaaaacaaaaaaatgcgtGAACAAGATTTAGTCAATAAATGATGACACACACTGACGACAAAGAAGGGATAAAAACGCATTGAAACATACATCTAATGCAATGTACGTTAGAAACAAATTTGATTGAGATAGTAGCTGTACTGCACATAAATTTCAGCCACACAACACAGCTGATCTTTTGTGgcgcacaaaaaaaaaagaaaaagaaaaagaaaaagaaaatctgtTCGGATGGCATGCTGATATAATTTTGATTCTTGGATGGTATTGGTAGCTCTAACTGACTTCCTTTACCTGGTGATTGCAACCGCATATATATCTGatatttttgtagaaattttaaggggtttaaaaaaaaaattaaatattaaaggatataatttttataatatatatttaaatttttaaattttcatgaaatttttttgtcaaaatttgcatatcaaatatttgtaatatggttaaaaaaatctataatatccattaaaaaaatttcatagaaaattttaaaatatctataaaattttttattttttattttttaaaagttcataaatattattaatgtttaataaattattttaccaaattaaatttagtaatagttttttttttaattatctttattaaatttagtacattttcttttttgactttttaattatctttcaaatatttaatgatataaacaAGAAAGagtgaattaaattgaataatctTGATAGGTTCtaattattgataatatatatatatatatatatttgctatatattttatataagatgaattcattagaatcctataattataaattaatagttgattatataataatagaaaataataacataaaataattacatgAAAGTACAATACTATgtagaattgatattgatagtatttaaattaataaaattaagcaaataaaaataaaaagatggtaaaatatattatactaaacataaAGGACAACCACATTTAGTACAAAATTCTTatggttaatatattaataattacatgaaaaattattaaaaaaatatatcttttaataattattttttacatttcacatttcaatataaaaacaaataagagaCAAACAATTTTAAACCACCTAAGAATTCTATGAGTATtaagatatttatgaaatataatacaatttgaatagttattttatcttaattaataaacaattttgatcaaatatatatatatatatatatattttatatttttattaataataatttatttatgatcattataacttactataaattaaattgattaaaaaaatatagtatctatttaatatttttgcaatttttacaatcaatttgataattgattgattaaataagctaattctaaaatttcaataaatatttttattttttaaaataaattttcatttttttttgtgagtTTTAGTAGATATTCAATACTTTCtgatatatttatagaaattttcatattttaatatatatttatggaaatttttataatttgaaccTCTAATATTTctatcaatatcaaaattttgaactttgtATTAAATTACCTTATAATTCTGCTATTCATCAGTTTGGTTGATAATAAGTTTAttcaagtttatttttttaaaattataagtaatttacttattttatttgtcaATGTTAGATGGCAATagataaaatttattagatatattaGTTAGCTTTAAATattaagggaaaaaataaaagctaaagACCTAacacaatattaaattatgtttcattttttgtttatgttgtttttttttccaccttgcaataatagttaatataattatttacttatcaTAGACTAGTATTAACAAACTATTGAAATAAACAAGctacatataatttaaaaaataaaattgttatcaaACAGTGCCTACCATTCAGTTTCTTCTCTTTTCATGACTGTGTATAATTCAGCTTACTCCTGACCGTATGGTGGATATTACTGcctttgcttaattaatttggtgatcttttttgtttgtttgtttgttttttttttgacagtTGATTCGGGTGgtcaaaaaggttttttttttttggctaatgaATTAACGTATATATGCTTAATTACTTACTAATTAAAACTCATGCTCTATTATTAATTACGTCATTTATACGCCAATATTACCCGAGTACTATTAACTCGACCACTATAAATGCCCATGCGGGTTACCTACTATATTCATCAGCACATCAACACCATTTCAAACAACAAAGCCATGGATTTTTCTTCAGCTTTCCAACCTATTATTGCTTTTGTAGCTCTGCTACTTCTTCGAGCTTTATATAAAATTGCAGGGCATCCTAAACAAAGCAAGAAGAAGACTAAATTTCCCTTCCCGGAACCATCAGGTGCTTTACCATTCATAGGTCACCTCCATCTTCTGGGTGCTAAAAAACCAGTAGCTCGAATCCTCGGAGCCATGGCCGATAAATATGGACCGATCTTCTCACTTAGGCTCGGCCAGCAAAGAACCTTGATCGTGAGTAATTGGGAAATGGTGAAGGAATGCTTCACCACCAACGATCGGATTTTCGCAACCCGACCGGGCATAGCGGTTGGAAAATACATCGGATACAACAGCGCTAGCTTCGCACTCTCTCCTTACGGACAATACTGGAGGGACATTCGCAAAATGGCCACTCTCGAGCTCTTCTCCGCCCACCGCCTCGAGCATCTCAAACGCGTCCGCGTCTTGGAGGTTGATTCCTTCATAAAGGAATTGTTCCCTCTCTGTACGACGTCGACGAAGTCGGAGGCGGTGGTGGTGCCTCTGAGTGAGATGCTGGAGCACCTGACGTTTAATTTGAACTTGAGGTTGATCGTCGGGAAGCGATTCTCCCAGCACATGTTCGAGGAGAAGGACAGCGAGGTGAGCCGATTCAAGAACGCTATCAAACAGGCTTTATATCTGAGTGGCGTGTTTGTTTGGTCGGATGCTATCCCTTGGCTTGAATGGTTGGATATTCATGGACATGTGAGATCTATGAAAAAGACTTCTAAGGAGATTGATGCGGTGCTTAGTAAGTGGCTGGAAGAACATAAGGAAAGAAAGAGGGCGTGTTGTGGTTCTATTGATGTTGGTGTTGAAAGAGATCTCATGGATGTCATGCTTTCCACACTTTCTGATGAAGACCTTAAGTCTGCTGGATTTTCCCTTGATACTGTTATCAAAGCCACCTCTCTGGTATGTAATAACTTTCAATGCCTtgttaatcatttaaaaatatatatatatatatatatatatattttaaaaaatgagatataaattttatcattgGTTAAAcaaaaatgtataattaattaaaaacaggGATAGACATCCGCATTCCTCatttttatgtataattttattatttatcattattgattttgattattgcaaaataactattaatataaaattgttattgattgtattaattatatattaactttatattttaaaaaattaatttcaaaaataaactttatttgataattgtaaaattgatcaaatattTCACTGTTATAAATAATACTtatcttttaaatataaaaggTACGATgaattcttgttttttttttggctaaaagtttatatgaaaatcatcaaatatatgtatgttaaatttaatatattatttatttaaaaaaatcaatatattatttcatattactagaaaatgaataaaaaggcatctatcttatatatatatatatttttttttggcttaaacatctatttgatattttcaaattttcgaTAAGGTACAAATTTATGAGTGTAATTTTACTCGTACTCTGCCATAGTTtcgtttgtgtttttttttttgaaatattttttcgTTTGTCTTTTTGTTGGCAGATTCTTTTACTTACAGGAACAGAGAGCACAGCTGTCACGCTAACGTGGACCCTGTCATTACTACTAAACAACCCGAAAGCTCTAAAAGCGGCCCAAGAAGAGATGGATACCCACGTTGGACGAAATAGATGGGTTGACGAATCAGATATTCCCAAACTACACTACCTCCAAGCCGTTCTCAAAGAATCGTTAAGAGTAAACCCAACGGGTCCAGTTACCGGGCCTCGTGAGGCAATGGAAGATTGCTACATCGCCAACCAGTTCGTCCCAAAAGGCACACGCCTAACAGTCAACATATGGAAATTGCACAGAGACCCGCGAATTTGGTCCGACCCATGTGAGTTCCGACCCGAAAGGTTCTTGACGACCCATGCGGATGTGGGTTTTAAGGGTCAGAATTTCGAATACATGCCATTTAGTTTGGGTAGGAGATCTTGCCCGGCTACGACTCTTGGTTTGACAGTGGTTCAGTCGGTGCTGGCTCGGTTGATTCAGGGGTTTGATATGAGAACCAAAGATGGTGAGCCGGTTGATATGAGTGAAGGATTAGGCATTGCCTTGCCTAAAGCTACACCATTGGAAGCTGTTCTCTCCCCTCGCCTTCCTCTTGAGCTCTATGAATCACTTTGAAGCTGGGAGAGTATAATAATATTGGGTATTTAGAGtatgttaattttatatatgcttGATTTGGGATTGGATTGGAAGCAAAATAGAGCCATAATATATAGAATTTGTATGTACGTAATATAGTATAGTGGTTGAATAATTTACCGAGTAAGGTTGTGGAAATGAATATCTTGAATAATTTATGGAGTATGGTTTTGGAAATGAATATCtaatataatatccaaaatGACCATATATATACGTAGCTAATGTACCTGTCGTCTTAATAGATGGTAAATATattgtatttgattttttaatataaacttgAGTTATCAGTATCAAATGTTGAATTCTAAATGTGCTAAATATcttaatctaaatataaataataaatgagacCCTACGTATTTATAAAagtaattgaaacaaaataaaaattattaaaataataacacctCTATATAAGTATCCCAGATTCCCAGTTTCGATTTTCATATCCGCAGgttttaattaatgaatttccTTTTCAGGCAAATATGTAtacaaatttgataataaacatatatatagatcaACTTGTAATTTTATCAGAAAAAACAATAGAGCAAATCACAccaaattatttgtcaaatgatgtagttttatattaattaattgaaaattcatGTTAGGATGTAACTTTTAAATGGAGAAACAAAATTCAATCGCCCATgccaattgaaattttttatgtaatttggaAAATAAGTCGATACTTCGAGCAttctgtaaaaaaataataatgaaaatgttGTCTAGCATTTCGTAATAATAACTTTCACATCAtttggagaatttcttcaaaaataaaaaataataataataagcaatgATCGAGAAATCttacacaagaaaaaaaaaataatattaattccactataatttatattattaaaaatatataaaatatatttggcaTGAACATAAAAACAAACCATGTTTTGACATGAGTACAACATGTGCTCAGCACGTGCAGGGCAA
This genomic interval carries:
- the LOC107426783 gene encoding dimethylnonatriene synthase; translation: MPMRVTYYIHQHINTISNNKAMDFSSAFQPIIAFVALLLLRALYKIAGHPKQSKKKTKFPFPEPSGALPFIGHLHLLGAKKPVARILGAMADKYGPIFSLRLGQQRTLIVSNWEMVKECFTTNDRIFATRPGIAVGKYIGYNSASFALSPYGQYWRDIRKMATLELFSAHRLEHLKRVRVLEVDSFIKELFPLCTTSTKSEAVVVPLSEMLEHLTFNLNLRLIVGKRFSQHMFEEKDSEVSRFKNAIKQALYLSGVFVWSDAIPWLEWLDIHGHVRSMKKTSKEIDAVLSKWLEEHKERKRACCGSIDVGVERDLMDVMLSTLSDEDLKSAGFSLDTVIKATSLILLLTGTESTAVTLTWTLSLLLNNPKALKAAQEEMDTHVGRNRWVDESDIPKLHYLQAVLKESLRVNPTGPVTGPREAMEDCYIANQFVPKGTRLTVNIWKLHRDPRIWSDPCEFRPERFLTTHADVGFKGQNFEYMPFSLGRRSCPATTLGLTVVQSVLARLIQGFDMRTKDGEPVDMSEGLGIALPKATPLEAVLSPRLPLELYESL